A single genomic interval of Plasmodium relictum strain SGS1 genome assembly, contig: PRELSG_00_v1_52, whole genome shotgun sequence harbors:
- a CDS encoding fam-f protein — translation MKSHLVLLHYFSIIIVISIYFYGFDRIYKNKFKLKFMRYKKIQWIRNLEESSVEAKELEDNSDSKLVLEKELLIGKNFDKSKISFLDLINVLLQDYDESLERKKNYLSDMYNTLISSNSELSGFLGLLSDSKSHIDQIFKDPNSFGELESELRKLGDANVTLHIDENDSCLLIDGKDGGEYLKQLNFNKDITLKIENSFGYFNKLSEKNDILLPKLDSVWNCQLHTRIYLRKFMDTFPLKYSYVYGKTIRSFGDSFTECFIVMNNFLFQFRDHLCKDQKWDNLEFFNRLFSKRKEKNVKFSKKIDITYLSSLVSKFNETLDKLMEEKINKLFMRINVEPNDEIKWMIAFIVYVLETDSSKNESILEDVESWYKGEFKSPILDNIRKSFLQEKDDIKKSLDSFNEYVQAKYNINVNSESIRSAVKRLRNIPYEEIIKEVFCAIAYSLLCKKQLNEYLKFIELFKSKKKKFVSFRPGNLMEKFLNIYEKSRFFNNLYISDIGINRLSRELWKNAKKFSVFKRLVHLLNKELIKLESTNFSSGKELVNKNVILFLLYSIKKCEDIYEKYNLYKISLKTDQ, via the exons ATGAAATCTCATTTAGTTTtacttcattatttttca attataatagtaataagTATTTACTTTTATGGATTTGATCgaatttacaaaaataa atTTAAACTTAAATTTATGAGGTATAAGAAAATACAATGGATAAGAAATTTAGAAGAATCTAGCGTCGAGGCGAAGGAACTTGAAGATAATTCAGATAGTAAATTAGTATTGGAAAAGGAACTACTGATTGGAAAGAATTTTGATAAAtcaaaaatttcatttttagaTTTAATAAATGTACTACTTCAAGATTATGATGAAAGCTtggaaagaaagaaaaattatcttAGTGATATGTATAATACCTTGATCAGTTCCAACAGTGAATTGTCTGGTTTTTTAGGTTTACTTTCTGATTCCAAAAGTCATATAGATCAGATATTTAAGGATCCAAATTCTTTTGGTGAATTAGAATCAGAATTACGTAAATTAGGTGATGCAAATGTGACTCTACATATTGATGAGAATGATTCATGTTTATTAATTGATGGGAAAGATGGGGGTGAGTATTTAAAAcagttaaattttaataaagatattactttaaaaatagaaaattctttcggttattttaataaattaagtgAAAAGAATGATATACTTCTCCCTAAACTTGATAGTGTCTGGAATTGTCAACTGCATACTAGGATATATTTAAGGAAATTTATGGACACATTCCCTTTAAAATATTCGTATGTATACGGGAAAACGATAAGAAGTTTTGGAGATTCTTTTACTGAATGTTTTATTGtgatgaataattttttatttcaatttcGTGATCATTTATGTAAGGATCAAAAATGGGAtaatttagaattttttaatcGTTTATTTAGTAAGCGTaaggaaaaaaatgtaaaattttctaaaaagaTAGATATTACATATTTGAGTTCTTTAGTTAGTAAATTTAATGAAACATTAGATAAATTAATGgaggaaaaaattaataaattatttatgagAATAAATGTTGAACCaaatgatgaaataaaatgGATGATAGCTTTTATTGTATACGTACTTGAAACAGATAGTTCTAAAAATGAATCTATATTAGAAGATGTGGAAAGTTGGTACAAGGGAGAATTTAAGAGTCCAATTTTGGATAATATACGTAAATCATTTTTACAAGAAAaagatgatataaaaaaatctttAGATTCATTTAATGAATATGTACAAgctaaatataatattaatgtaAATAGTGAAAGCATTAGATCAGCGGTAAAACGTCTTCGTAATATACCTtatgaagaaataattaaagaaGTATTTTGTGCCATTGCATATTCATTATTGTGTAAGAAACAACTAAATGAGTATTTGAAATTtatagaattatttaaatcaaaaaaaaaaaaatttgtatcCTTTAGACCTGGAAATTTAATGGaaaaatttttgaatatttatgaaaaaagtcgtttttttaataatctgTATATTAGCGATATTGGTATAAATCGACTATCAAGAGAATTGTGGAAAAATGCAAAAAAGTTCAGCGTCTTTAAACGTTTGGtacatttattaaataaagaattaattaaGTTAGAAAGTACAAACTTTAGTTCTGGAAAAGAATTAGTAAAcaaaaatgtaattttatttttactttatagtattaaaaaatgcgaagatatatatgaaaaatataatttgtaTAAAATATCTTTAAAGACTGACCAGTAA